A single genomic interval of Megalobrama amblycephala isolate DHTTF-2021 linkage group LG15, ASM1881202v1, whole genome shotgun sequence harbors:
- the ciao2a gene encoding cytosolic iron-sulfur assembly component 2A, whose amino-acid sequence MELVSGLLSRVRLLTGLSELTNDKRSKKMEEKALEVYDVIRTIRDPEKPNTLEELDVVTEKCVEVQELGDDEYLIIIKFSPTVPHCSLATLIGLCLQVKLQRCLPFKHKLEIYITEGTHSTEEDINKQINDKERVAAAMENPNLREIVEQCVTEPDD is encoded by the exons ATGGAGCTTGTGTCCGGACTGCTGAGCCGAGTCCGGCTTCTGACAGGACTTTCTGAGCTGACGAATGACAAGAGAAGCAAGAAGATGGAGGAAAAAGCGCTGGAGGTGTACG ATGTGATCCGGACGATTCGGGATCCGGAGAAGCCCAACACTCTGGAGGAGCTGGACGTCGTGACGGAGAAGTGTGTGGAGGTGCAGGAGCTCGGGGATGATGAGTATCTGATCATCATCAAGTTCTCTCCCACCGTACCGCACTGCTCTCTGGCCACTCtgatag GTCTGTGCCTACAAGTCAAGCTTCAGCGCTGCCTGCCGTTCAAACACAAG CTGGAGATTTACATAACTGAGGGAACGCACTCGACCGAGGAGGATA TTAACAAACAGATCAACGATAAGGAGCGCGTGGCGGCCGCCATGGAGAACCCCAACCTGCGTGAGATCGTGGAGCAGTGCGTTACTGAACCAGACGACTGA